Within the Thiohalobacter sp. IOR34 genome, the region CGCTGTCTGTCAGCAGGTCGCCGGAATCGAGCAGCCCGGCCAGCAGGGCGGGGTCGCGAATGCAGCTCAGGGCGACGAAATCGCTGGCCGCCCAGACCCGCCCCAGGGCGCGCAGCCACTCCCGATGGCCGGGCGGTGCCAGGCCCGCCGCCCCGGCCGCCTCCAGGTAGGCCGACCAGCGCGCCTCCAGCCGGGCATGCAGCGAAGACGGGACGTCATGGCCGATCTCAGAAAATGCGGACGACTTCACACTCTGCCCCCTGACATGCTCCATATCAGGAGCTTACCAGCCTGCCTGTGCCTTTGCCCGCCACCACGGCGACGCCAAGGGCCCCGAGCGGTACCCCCGCCACTCAAGCCGGCCGGCCCTGCGCCGACATCCTGAGAGTTACGCGTTCATCAGTCCGAGGGGGATACTATGGAGTTCAAGGATTATCTGAAGATCATGGTCCTCAAGGAGGCCTCCGACCTCTACCTGAGCTCGGGCGCGCCGCCCAGCGTGAAGATCCATGGCCAGATGAAGCTCGTCGAGAAGGCGACCCTCACCCCGCAGCGCATCAAGGAAATCGCCTATTCGCTGATGGACGAGGAACAGATCCGCCAGTTCGAGAAGAAACCGGAGATGAACCTGGCGATCTCCGAGACCAGCGTCGGCCGCTTCCGCGTCAACATCTTCCGCCAGCGCAACAGTGTCGGCATGGTGGTGCGCAACATCAAGACCGAGATCCCGCACTGGGAAGGCCTCGGCCTGCCGCCGATCCTCACCGAGATCATCATGTCCAAGCGCGGCCTGGTGCTGTTCGTCGGCGCCACCGGCTCCGGCAAGTCGACCTCGCTGGCCTCGCTGATCGACTACCGCAACCAGCACTCGGCCGGTCATATCATCACCATCGAGGACCCGATCGAATTCGTCCACCAGCACAAGAAATCGATCGTCAATCAGCGCGAGGTCGGGCTCGATACCGATTCCTACGAGGACGCCCTGAAGAACACCCTGCGCCAGGCGCCGGACGTGATCCTGATCGGCGAGATCCGCGACCGCGAGACCATGGAGCACGCCATCACCTTTGCCGAGACCGGCCATCTGGCGATCTCCACCCTGCATGCCAACAACGCCAACCAGGCGCTGGACCGCATCATCAACTTCTTCCCCGAGGACCGCCGCGACCAGCTGCTGCTCGACCTGTCGCTGAACCTGCGCGCCTTCGTCTCCCAGCGGCTGATCCCCACCACCGATGGCAAGCGCACCGCGGCCGTCGAGGTGCTGCTCGGCACACCGCTGGTCCAGGATCTGATCCACCGCGGCGACATCCACGAGATCAAGGAAGTGATGGAGAAGTCGGAAAACCTCGGCATGCAGACCTTCGACAGTGCCCTGTACAAGCTGTACATGGCCGGCACCATCGGCCTGGAGGATGCGCTGCGCAATGCGGATTCGCCGAACAACCTGCGGCTGCGGATCAATCTCACCGCCGAGGGTGGCGAGGTGCGGCTGGAGGAAGAGGCCTCGCGGCTGAGCATTGCCGAGGAAGCGGAACCGCAGCTCGCGGCGGGCGCCGGCCTGTCGCTTTCTCCCACCGACTGACCCCGGCGGCCAGCGCACAAAAAAACCCCGGCCGGGGGGGCCGGGGCAAACCTCACAGGGGTGGAGGAGTACAAACCCTGTGCCAGGAAGTCGTGGCAGGACGTGCGTACCGCCGCTGAACAACTGCACTCATAAGGGTAGACGCCTGCCGGCCGGTTTTATTCCCGATCGCGGCCGGGAGGCCGCTCCTACGGATACCTCGTGCCACCACGCCCTGTAGGAGCGGCGTCCACGCCGCGATTGTGGCGGCAACCCCATCGCGGCCTGGAGACCGCTCCTACGGATACCTCGTGCCGCCACGCCCTGTAGGAGCGGCGTCCACGCCGCGATTGTGGCGGCAACCCCATCGCGGCCTGGAGGCCGCTCCTACGGATACCTCGTGCCGCCATACCCTGTAGGAGCGGCGTCCACGCCGCGATTTTGGTGGCACAACCCATCGCGGCCTGGAGGCCGCTCCTACATTGTTTTCCGTGGATTCCGTGGGTTCCGTGGCCATCGGTCTTTTCGTGGGTTTCGTGGGTTTCGCGGGTTTCGTGGCCATCGTCGGTTCCGCCTGACGACGGCGGCAACCCCATCGCGGCCTGGAGGCCGCTCCTACGGATACCTCGTGCCGCCATACCCTGTAGGAGCGGCGTCCACGCCGCGATTTTGGTGGCACAACCCATCGCGGCCGGGAGGCCGCTCCTACACTATTTTCCGTGGCCATCGGTCTTTTCGTGGGTTTCGCGGGTTTCGTGGCCATCCTCGGTTCCGCCTGACGACGGCGGCAACCCCATCGCGGCCGGGAGGCCGCTCCTACATTGTTTTCCGTGGATTCCGTGGGTTCCGTGGCCATCGGTCTTTTCGTGGGTTTCGCGGGTTTCGTGGCCATCCTCGGTTCCGCCTGACGACGGCGGCAACCCCATCGCGGCCGGGAGGCCGCTCCTACACCAAATCGTGCCGCCGTGCCCTGTAGGAGCGGCCTCCAGGCCGCGATTTTGTGGAATAATCGACACCCATCCACCGTCTCAACTTCAGGAGCGCGGCCATCATCCGCAGCGCAACCACCCGAGACCAGCACACAGCGACGGGCCCCAGCATGAAACTGACCAACCTCTTGTGCCGCAACCAGGACTTCCGCAGCCGACTGGAGCAGAACCGCGACCGGCTGTACCGCATCGCCTATTCGTGGTGTCACGAGGCCGCCCTCGCCGACGACCTGGTACAGGAGACCCTGGAAAAGGCGCTGAAGAAAAGTGGCCAGCTGCGCGACCCGGCAGCCATGGACACCTGGCTGTTCACCATCCTCAACAACTGCTGGCGCGACCATTTCCGCCGCAGCAAGGAGACGGTGGACATCGACGAGCTGCCCTTCGTCAGCGACTCCAGCCCGGAGGACGAGGGCCATGCCCACCAGGTGGTCCACCAGGTGCGCGGCGCCATCGACACCCTGCCCATCGGCCAGCGCCAGGTACTGACCCTGGTCGACCTCGAGGGCTGCTCCTATATCGAGGTCGCCAACATCCTCGGCGTGCCGGTCGGCACCGTGATGAGCCGCCTGTGCCGCGCCCGCCGCGCCCTGAAGGCGCGCCTGCTGGACAGCGAACTGCTGGTCCAGGACAACGACGAATTCCAGACATCCCGGATCAGGAGGGTGAAGTGATGCCCGACCGCAGCATCTCCGACGAACATCTCAACGCCTTCGTCGATGGCCAGCTCGACAGCGAGGAGAAAGACCGCATCCTCGGCGCCATCAACGGCGACCCGGCGCTGAGCCGGCGCGCCTGCGAACTGCGCCGGCTGCACGAGCTGGTCCAGCACGCCTACGAACACCCGCCGCAACCCGCCGGCCGGCGCCGCCGCAGCGGGCCGCAGCGCCGCAACCCCTGGAGCCAGGCCCTCGCGGCCAGCCTGCTGCTGACCCTCGGCGGCCTGATCGGCTGGATCGGCCATGGCCAGACGCAGGCCGATCCGGCACAGCAGACCACGGCCATGTATCTCGACGAGGAGAAGGCCTTCCAGACCGCCAGCATCGCCCAGGCGCCGCTCGGCAAGGACGGCCGCAAGATCCTGCTGCACATCAGCAGCGGCGATCCGGTGGCCATCGAGGCGGCGCTGGACAAGGCGGAGCAACTGCTGCGCAGCTACCGTGCCCGCAAGCAGCCGGTCGAACTGGAGCTGGTCGCCAACGCCGGCGGCCTCAACCCGCTGCGCGCCGACGTCTCCCCCTTCGCCGACCGGGTGCACGCCCTGCAGCAGGAGTTCGAGAACCTGACCTTCCTCGCCTGCCAGACGGCGATGAACCGCCTGCTGGCCCGCGAGGGCATCCAGGAACTGCCGCCCCTGCTGCCGGAGGCACTGGTGACGCCCAACGCCCTGGAAGAGATCCTCAGCCGGCTGCAGGAGGGCTGGGTCTACCTCAGTATCTGATACCGTACCACCTGCCGCCCCACGGAACGGGCGGCAGCCCCCCTCTCGCTGCCTGACAGCCGCCCCTCCTGCGCGTTGCCTCCTGCGAAGGCACGACGTCGATATCTCTTACAGATCTGGCGTCCGTTGCCGCCACCCCCCAGGAGACAGAATATTCCTGTAGAAACAATAAACTAAGCCAAGGATTGCCCCGATGGACCGACACCAGGCTGCGGAGGAGTGTCGGGATTTTTTCCAGTTCATCCTCCCCATTCACCGCCACTCCGCCAACATGCTGAATTTTATGGGGATCAAATCTGGCACTCTTCTTGCTGTAAAACCCGGCACAAAACATCGAACCGGAATATAGCAATATTCCAAATTCCTGAACCTACAAGAAACGAGAAGAACAGCCATGCCGATTTACCGCACACTGCCCACCGCCGCCCTCCTGTTGGGCAGCAGCCTCATCGCCCAGACCGCCGGCGCCGCCGGCGTGGTCCAGGCCGTCCCCTTCAACTGGGAGCCGAGCGCCGCCCTGACCTGGGTCGACGCCGACGACGACAGCAGCAGTGGCGAGACGCCGCTGGGCTTCTCCGTCACCCTGGGCGGGACCAGCTTCAGCCGCTTCGACATGGATTCCAACGGCTACATCCAGTTGCTGACGGACACCGGAAGCGCTTCTGGCTCCGGCTATGGCAGCATCGACGACCTGATCCTCGACGACAGCTCTGCCACCTACATCCTGGCCGCCTATGACGACCTGGACAGCTACTACTACGGCTACTATGGCTACACCCTGTTCAGCGACCGGGCGGTATTCAACTACACGACCGAGACCTTTGGCGATGGCGGCAGCGGCAGGCTGAACATCTTCCAGGTGGTGCTGCACGACGATGGCCGC harbors:
- a CDS encoding PilT/PilU family type 4a pilus ATPase, with the protein product MEFKDYLKIMVLKEASDLYLSSGAPPSVKIHGQMKLVEKATLTPQRIKEIAYSLMDEEQIRQFEKKPEMNLAISETSVGRFRVNIFRQRNSVGMVVRNIKTEIPHWEGLGLPPILTEIIMSKRGLVLFVGATGSGKSTSLASLIDYRNQHSAGHIITIEDPIEFVHQHKKSIVNQREVGLDTDSYEDALKNTLRQAPDVILIGEIRDRETMEHAITFAETGHLAISTLHANNANQALDRIINFFPEDRRDQLLLDLSLNLRAFVSQRLIPTTDGKRTAAVEVLLGTPLVQDLIHRGDIHEIKEVMEKSENLGMQTFDSALYKLYMAGTIGLEDALRNADSPNNLRLRINLTAEGGEVRLEEEASRLSIAEEAEPQLAAGAGLSLSPTD
- a CDS encoding RNA polymerase sigma factor, translated to MKLTNLLCRNQDFRSRLEQNRDRLYRIAYSWCHEAALADDLVQETLEKALKKSGQLRDPAAMDTWLFTILNNCWRDHFRRSKETVDIDELPFVSDSSPEDEGHAHQVVHQVRGAIDTLPIGQRQVLTLVDLEGCSYIEVANILGVPVGTVMSRLCRARRALKARLLDSELLVQDNDEFQTSRIRRVK
- a CDS encoding VPLPA-CTERM sorting domain-containing protein, giving the protein MPIYRTLPTAALLLGSSLIAQTAGAAGVVQAVPFNWEPSAALTWVDADDDSSSGETPLGFSVTLGGTSFSRFDMDSNGYIQLLTDTGSASGSGYGSIDDLILDDSSATYILAAYDDLDSYYYGYYGYTLFSDRAVFNYTTETFGDGGSGRLNIFQVVLHDDGRVNWNFMASGYQYYEYDLFTGLYLADTNELVEVIRNDIPSLSSYSYTPSAVPVPAAVWLFGSGLVGLVAVARRRG